A window of Epinephelus fuscoguttatus linkage group LG24, E.fuscoguttatus.final_Chr_v1 contains these coding sequences:
- the LOC125885155 gene encoding uncharacterized protein LOC125885155: MGKKMLKSVTVFIFLSWTAVTAKYVAPVYKAVGGKVVLTPSPSAVKLSDPITNITWKHGPNIAVEWYGGRNFTYHLFEGRSMLNSSTGALTITELTRNDSGNFTPEINGQVTKATLLHVISPVPKPTVSTWCDTEMTYCVFTCEGNTTETEPFTYGWSASDMVWLPSSKTRKVTEEEEMEPTFCCILENPVSFKYSEYVRNPFFFDQSSLILAIFIMSIVVILLLVALLVVCICRKVREAKGAPQETSAMMWKGPAAVDEEAAHGSQT; encoded by the exons ATGGGGAAGAAAATGTTGAAGTCGGTGACTgtgtttatatttctgtcatgGACAGCAGTGACGGCCAAATACG TTGCCCCTGTCTACAAGGCAGTTGGTGGCAAAGTCGTCCTCACACCCTCGCCCTCTGCGGTAAAGCTCAGTGATCCCATCACCAACATCACGTGGAAACATGGACCTAACATCGCTGTGGAGTGGTACGGAGGCCGCAATTTCACTTACCACCTCTTCGAag gTCGCAGCATGCTGAATAGTTCAACTGGAGCGCTCACGATCACCGAACTGACTCGAAACGACAGCGGCAACTTCACACCAGAGATCAACGGCCAAGTCACCAAAGCGACTCTTCTCCACGTCATCT CTCCTGTCCCTAAACCCACCGTCTCCACATGGTGTGACACTGAGATGACCTACTGTGTGTTCACCTGTGAAGGCAACACCACAGAGACTGAGCCATTCACCTATGGATGGTCCGCAAGTGACATGGTTTGGCTGCCTTCATCCAAGACGCGCAAAGTCACAGAG GAGGAGGAAATGGAGCCAACTTTCTGCTGTATATTGGAAAACCCAGTCAGCTTCAAATACAGTGAATATGTCCGTAACCCCTTCTTTTTTG ATCAATCGAGTTTGATCTTAGCCATCTTCATCATGTCGATAGTGGTGATTCTGCTTTTGGTTGCACTCTTGGTTGTATGCATATGCAGAAAAG TTCGAGAAGCTAAAGGAGCGCCTCAAG aGACCTCAGCAATGATGTGGAAAGGCCCGGCAGCAGTGGATGAAGAGGCAGCACATGGCTCACAGACATGA